The nucleotide window GAACCGTTCCTGTTACACGTCGGCAGTCACATTCCGCGGAAGCGCATCGACGTGCTGCTGGACGTGTTCGCCGCGGTGCTGAAGCGCCACCCGGACGTGCGCTTGGTGCAGGTCGGCCCGCCGTGGGCGCGGGCGTTCGCGGACCAGATCGAACGCCTCGGCACCGCCGGGCGCATCGTGCGGTTCGCGGGCCTGTCGCGCGAGCAGCTTGCGGAACTGTACCGCCGCGCCAGCGTGGTGCTGGTGCCGAGCGCAGCGGAAGGCTTCGGGCTGCCGGTGATCGAAGCGCTCGCCTGCGGTGCGGCGGTGGTCGCGAGCGACATCCCCGTCTTACGTGAGGTCGGCGGGGAGGCGGTCGCGTATCGGCCGGTCGCGGACGTGCCCGCATGGGCCGAAGCGGTTTCGCGTGTGTTAAACGGTACGGGCTTCGCGCCCCCGCGCGAGGACCGGCTGGCGCGCGCGGCGTTGTATTCGTGGCGCGAACACGCGCGGGTCATCGCGGACGCGTACCTGCGCCTGGCGGGGGGGGGCTGATGCGGGTGCTGTTTCTGAGCCCGGTGAGTACGCTCGGCGGGGCCGAGCGGGTGCTCATCACGGCCGTCGCCGGGGTCCGCCGCGCCGACCCGTCGGTTGCGGTGGGTGTGCTGACCGCGGGCGACGGCCCGTTGCTCGCCCAGGCGCGTGCGCTCGGGGCCGAAGTGGAGGCGGTTCCGGTCCCCGGCGCGCTGGCCCGGCTCGGCGACAGCCAGTTGCGGTCGGGTGGGAAATGGGCCGGCCGGCTGGCGCTGCTCGCGCGAACCGCGCTGGCCGCACCGGCCGGCGCGGGGTACGTCGCGGCCCTTCGCGCTGCGGTTGCGAGATTCCGGCCCGATGTCGTTCACTCGAACGGCATCAAGACGCACCTGCTCTCCCGGTTCGCGGTCCCGCGCCGGGTGCCGGTGGTGTGGCACCTGCACGACTTTTACGGGCTGCGCCCGCTGGCGGCGAAACTGCTGCGGCGCGGGAGCGGGCGGGTGCGCGCCGGGGTGGCGATATCCGAGGCGGTCGCCGCCGACACCGCGAAGGCGCTGCCGGGCGTGCCGGTCCGCACCGCACTGAACGCGGTGGATTTGACCCGGTTCGAGCCGGGTGGCCGTAGCACCGACCTTGACGCGCTGGCCGGGGTGGCGCCCGCCCCGGCGGGCACGGTGCGCGTGGGACTGGTGGCCGCATACGCTCGCTGGAAGGGGCACCTCGCGTTCCTCGACGCCGCACAACAACTGGCACGCGAGGCGCCGAGCCTGCCGGTGCGGTGGTACATCGTCGGCGGTGCGATCTACGCGACCGCGGCGCAGTTCTCGGAAGCGGAGCTGCGCGCCGCCGCCGCGGAACGCGGGCTGGCGGACCGGGTCGCGTTCGTGCCGTTTCAGACCGATACGGCGGACGTGTATCGGGCGCTCGACGTTATGGTCCACGCGTCCACGCTGCCCGAGCCGTTCGGGCTGACGGTCGCCGAAGCGATGGCGTGCGGCCGCGCGGTCGTGGTCTCTGCGGCGGGGGGAGCGGCCGAACTGTTTACCGACGGTGATGACGCACTGGGCGCCGCCCCCGGTGACGTGCCGGGAATCGCGGCGGCGGTGCGGCGCTTTGCCGAAAGTGCGGAACTGCGGTTGCGCCTCGGGGCGAACGCGCGGCGGACGGCCGAAGCGAAGTTCGACTCGCTGCGTTACGGCCCCCAACTGCTGCAAATATACCGCGAGGTGACCGGCCCGCAGTAGCGCTCTTCGGTGCCGGGAGCGCCTGCCGAGCAACTCGTGACCGGGTGCGAGTTGCCCGTGCCACCGATCTCACCCTTCAAGTCCTTTCGGCATTTCGCCGCTGTAGCTGGCCCAGAGCGCGTCAACCGGGTGGGCGCACCACACGCCCGGTTCGAGCGCCTTCAAGTGCCGCGTGATCTGCATCAGGCACCCGACGTTGCCCGTGAACAGCGCCTTTGCGCCGGTGGCCGCGATGTTGGCCGTTTTTCGCTTCCCGAGCCGGTCGGCCATTTCGGGCTGTGTCAGGTTGTAGCTGCCCGCGGCCCCGCAGCACAGTTCGCTTTCCGCCAGTGGTATCAGTTCCAACCCCGGGATCATTTCTAGCAACTGTCGCGGTTGTTTGAAAATCTGCTGTGCGTGCCGGAGGTGGCAGGCGTCGTGGTAAGTGGCCCGGATGTTGAGCGGGTGTTTCGGTCGCACCGGGCCGAGTTCCACGAGGAACTCGCTGACATCGCGGACCTTGCTCTGGAGCCGCGCCGCCGCTTCCGCGTGCGGCGTGGCGTGCATCATGTGGGCGTAGTCCTTGAGCTGGTACCCGCACCCGGCCGCGTTGGTGATGATCGCATCGACATCTTTGAACGTCTCGGGGTTGGTCGCGCCGAAGGTATCGCAGTTCTGTGCCGCGAACTCCCGCGCCGGCCCTTCCTGTGCGGCGTGGTAGTGCAGCGCGCCGCAGCACCCCTGGTTCCGGGGGATCCACACCTCGCACCCGTTCGCCTGGAGCACCTTCGCCGTGGCGTAGTTCGTTTCGGGGTAGAGCGCGTCCGCGACGCAGCCCAAGAACAGCGCCACCCGCGCCCGCTTCGGGCCGATCGGCTCCAGCACCTCGGGGAGCTGTCCGTAGTGCGGTTTCAGGTCCGGGAGCATCCGCTTCATGTTGCGGAGCGACCCGGGCACCAGTTCCATGAGCCCGGTCTTTTCGGTGAGCCAGTCCAACCCGGTCCACTGCATCAGGCGGGCCGGGGCCAGCGACGCCCGGTTGCGCCACCGGTACGGGAACACGTGGAACAGCAGGAACTTCTGGACCGCGTTGAGCGACTGCACCTGCCGCTCGGGTTCGAGTTCGTTCATGAACTCGCGGAACGGCTCGATGAGGCGCCCGTACTGCACGCCCGACGGGCACGCGGTCTCGCACGCCCGGCAGTTGAGGCACAGGTCGAGGTGCTGCTTCACGTCGCTGTCGAGCGCGAGCGTGCCGTCGATGACGCCCCGCATGAGGTAGATGCGCCCGCGGGGCGAGTCCGCCTCGTTCGCGGTTTCCATGTACGTGGGGCAGCTCGCGGTGCAGAGGCCGCAATGGACGCAGTCGAGAACGAGCTCGTAATCGACCCGCGGGCCATGCGAGCCGGTGCCGTGACCGTGCGGCGGGGCGGGGAGGGGGGCTCCGGTCGCGGTCGGGGCGGCGACGCTCGCGGAGAGGATTGGCAGCGCGGTCCGCTGCGCTTCGGAATCGGCCAGGTTGGGAGTGGGTGTGGCCATGTCGTTCCGTGCGGGCTGGTGGGGGCTTTGAGGCCGGGGCGCCGGGCCGCGAAATCCGTTACCGACTCGACCGCGGAGCGCCCGCGGCTCGCGGCGCGAGCGATCGGGCCGTGGGCGTCACCCTGGCCGGCCGGTTACGTGCCGGGTGTACACGAGCGGGCTCACACGTCGCCAAACAGGCGGCCGGGGTTGAACACGTTATCCGGGTCGAGCGTCTTCTTGATGTGCCGCATCAGCTCCCATCCGGGTGGCACGGCGCCCCAGATCGGGAGCCCCTTTTTCTGCTCCGGCGGGCACCGGTGCAGCACCGCCCCGTCCGGCTGTGCTTCGTCCGAGTGAACCCAGATCACACCCGACAGCGCGTGCGCGTGAACGGCGGCTCCAGCGGGTTGCCGCGCCACCGCCTCCGCCACCTTGCTCGGCAGGACCGCGAGCTTCGCGATGAACCGCGAGCGCTGACGTCCTTGCAGCGCCGTCAGCGCGTCGAGAGCCGAAGTGTCGGGTAGCTCGGTCACGTGGCGGATGGGGGCGGACTTCAGCTCGTTCAACAGCGCCGCCGCCTGCCACCGCACCGTTGCCCCTTTCTCTTCGAAGCCGACAACGAACACCCAGGCGGCATCCGGTCCGGAGCTTGTGGCGCTGATCCCCGCCGTTCGCCACGCGGTCTGGTTTAACAGCTCGACCGCCACCGGTCGCGTCTTGCTCGCGGCAATCGTGTCGAGCACGCCCGCGAGCGAGTCGGTGTCGCAGCCGAACATAACGGCCGCACTCGCCTCGGGCTTGGGCTTCACTTTCAAGGTGAGCTGCGTCACCACGCCGAGCGTGCCGAGCGCGCCGATTTGCAGCTTCATCAGATCGTAGCCGGCCACGTTCTTCACCACGCGACCGCCGGCCTTCACCTCCACCCCGTCGTCCGTTACGAACGAGATGCCGATGACGTAGTCGCGGAGCGTGCCGTGCCCGAACCGGCGCGGGCCGCTCGCGTTGACCGCCACCGCGCCACCCAGGGTCGCCCTTTCGGGCGAAGGAACGTCGATCGGGAGCCACTGACCCTCTTTGGCCAGTTCCGCCCGGAGGGCCGCGAAGGTGGTGCCGGCGCGCGCCGTGATGGTCATGTCGCGGGCCGGGTAGTCGATCACGCCCGAAAGGGCCGTGGTGTCGCACGCGGCGCCCGGCTTGATCGGCGGCCGGCCGAAGTCGATGGCGGTGCGCCCGCCGACCGGGTACAGGCCGTGCTTCCGAGCGCGGGTGCGGGTGACCAGCGCACCCAACTCGGCGACGGTGCCGGGCCGTTCGACCGGGAGCGGATCGAACTCATCAATGCGGATGGAGTCGGCCACGGTTGCGGGGGGAGGGTGGTGGGGTGCAACCGTGGTGTTGTATGGACCTCGCGGCGGGACGTCGCTCCGCCGGTCCGGCGGAGCGGATCAGACCCGGTCCGCGCCGGCCTTCTCGTGGACCGCGTCGCGGAGCGCCGCGAGCGCCGCGCCGGCCAGCGCCGCCCGCTCGCGGTCCAGCTCCTGGCGCGTCAGCGTGTGGAGCCCGGCTTCGGCGTCACGCCGCTCCCGCGCTTCGCGCTCCAGGAGCGCTTCCAACCGCGGCCGGAGGCGCGCGAACGCTTCCACGCACGCCGGGTCGAAGTGGGTGCCGGCGCCGGTTTGCAGCTCGGCGAACGCCCGCGCGGCCGGCATCCCGGCCCGGTACGGGCGGTCCGAGGTCATCGCGTCGAACGCGTCCGCCACCGCCACCACGCGAGCGGTCAGGGGGATCTCTTCGCCCTTCAGTGCGTCCGGGTACCCGCGCCCGTCCCAGCGCTCGTGGTGCCCCCGGACGACCGGCAGCGCCCACGCGAGCCCGGGGATCATCTGGACGATCTCCGCCCCGCGCAGCACATGCGTCTTCATCTGCGTGAACTCGGCGTCCGACAGCCGCCCCGGCTTCCGGAGGATGGCGTCATCAATGCCGATCTTGCCGATGTCGTGGAGCAGTGTGGCCACCTGGAGCTGCTTGCGGTCCTCGTCGGGCAGCCCCAACTCGTCGGCCAGCAGCAGCGCGTAGGTGGTGACCCGCTGGGTGTGGTTGCCGGTGTACTCGTCGCGCATCTCCACGGCCTGGGCCAGCGCCGTGACGGTCTGGACGAACATGGCCCGGTTCCGCTCGATCAGTTGCTGCCGGTCCAGCCCGAGCGCGACCGCGTCGGCCAGCGTGTCGGCCAGCTCCAGGTCCGCGGCGGTGAACGGTTCGGCCTCCATCCCGCGGTCCAGGTGGAGGGCACCGAACGCGCGGTCCGGCGCCTGGAGGATCGCGCAGATGACGGAGTTCAGGTCGCCGCTGACGGCGCTCTCGGCCTGGTAGCGGGCGGCCTCGGTTCGGTCCGCGAACAGCAGCGACTGCCGGCGCCGCAGCGCGACCGCGGCGAGCGTCTTGCCGGGCGGGCGCCCGCCGCGGGCGGCAAAGTGCCGGGCGGCGAGGTGGCCGGTCGCGTCGTCCACGAGGAACACCGCCGCCCGGCGGGCCCCGAAACAGACCAGCGCGTCGCTGATTAGCGCCTGAAGCGCGTCCGCGGGCCGCGGCGCTTCGGCCAGCCGGTGTGCCGCCCGGATCAGTCGCAAGAAGCCCGGCCGCTCGGGGCCGGCGCCGACCGGGGCGGTCGTGTCGATCGGGTCGGGGTGCCGCCGGGCCGCGGCCTCGACGTGAACCGTTTGGTTCCCGAGCCGCACCGCGATCGGCCGAACCCGGACGAGGTCCACCGTGAACACCAGCGCGCCGATCTGGATCGTGTCGCCGGCCTTCAACGGCTGCGGGGTGCGGCCGATGCGTACGCCGTTCAGGACCGTGCCGTTGGAACTGCCGCGGTCGCGGACCACCCACACCTCGTCGAGCAGGTACACTTCGGCGTGCAACCGGCTCACGGACAGGTCGTCGAGGGCGACCTCGAGTTCCGGGAGCCGGCCCATGCGCAGGTGCCCGGACGCGGTCCAGGTGCGCGGGGCGGTGCCGTCGCCGGCGAGTGAAAGGGTGACGCACGGCTGCTCGGTGCTGGGCGGTTCCATACGTTTTCGGCGCTCCGGTGCGGAGAGGGGTGGCCGAAGGGCGGGACTGGTCAATTTTGTAACCCCGCAAATCTAGAACACGGCCCCGACAAAAGTCGCTGCGCGTCAGGGTTTTGGAGGCCGATCTGTGTTGCGCAGTGGCAAGACCGGTTGCGGCACAACGGCGCCGCCGTCCCGGCTCGTCCGGCGCGTGAAGGCCCCGGGCGTCTTGCCCGGCGAAACGGGGCGCCGGGCGGCCGCCACTGCCCCTGCGCGACCGTATTCCTACACTTCACACGGTCGTCTCGTTCCAAGCGGGTGGTGCGATGGAAGTGACCAAGGCGGTGATCACGGCCGCGGGCCGCAGCCAGCGGGGGCTGCCGGTGCAGGCCCTCGTGGACCGCGACGGCGCGGAAAAGCGGGCGCTGGAGGTCGTGCTCGACGAGGCGGTCGAAGCGGGCGCCGAGGAGGTGTGCCTGGTGATCGCGCCGGGCGACGCGGCCGCGTACCGGGCGGCCGCCGGCCCCCACGCGGGGCGGCTCACCTTCGTGGAACAGCCCGAGCCGCTCGGCTACGGCCACGCGGTGCTGCTCGCCCGCGAGTTCACCGCCGGCCGCCCGTTTCTGCACATGGTCAGCGACCACCTGTTCGTCGCCCGCGGGGCCACCCGCTCGGCGAAGCAGGTCGCCGACCTGGCCCGGGCCGAAGGGTGCGCGGTCTCGGCCGTGCAGCCCACCCGGGAGCGGGCGCTGCGGTTCTACGGGGCCGTGGGCGGGCGCCGGGTGCCCCGCCGCCCGGACCTGTACGAGGTCCAGCACGTGCTCGAGAAGCCGACCCCGAGCGAGGCCGAGCAGGTACTCTCGGTGCCCGGGGTGCGGGCCGGGTTCTACCTGTGCTTCTTCGGCATCCACGTGCTCACCCCCGCGGTCATGGGCCTCCTTGCCGAGCAGGCCGCGCGGGGGGCGGAGCCGCTGGCCCTCTCCCCGGCGCTCGCCGAACTGGCCCGGCGCGAGCGCTACCTCGCCCTTGAGGTGGCCGGGCAGCGGTACGACACCGGGCTCAAGTACGGGCTGCTCACGGCGCAGCTCGCCCTCGCCCTCGACGGCGTGGACCGGGAGCGGATCCTGGCCCAGATCATCGACCTCCTGGCCCAGCGGGGCTGATCCGCCTATGCCGCTCAGCGACCTGATCACGTCCGCCGACCCGGCGGTGCGGAACACCCCCCTGGCCGCCGCGTGCCGCGCCCTCGGCTACGGCGAGCTGCTGGCCGAGCGGGACGCCCTCGACCGGTTCCGGCGCGACCGCGAGAACCTGTACGAGCGGGTCCGGGCGCTGTTCTTCCTGTACGCGATCGACCGGTTCCACCTGCCCGCCCGGCCCGAACTGCCGGCCGCCGGCCGGGTGCCCTACGCGGGCGTCGAGCGGCTCATGGGCCGGCGGTTCGACGAGGCGGTGCGGCTGTTCCGCGCGGAGGAGGCGGCCCGCGGGCCGAGCGACCCGCTGTGCAGCGCCCTGGCCGCGGCGTACCACGCGCTCGCGTTCCAGACCCTCGCCGACCAGGTGCGGGCGAGCGTCCGCGGGGCCCCGGGCAACCGGTGGATGTTCCGCACCGGGTCGGCCGACGAGCACCCGCTCCGGGTGCGCCCCGAACTGCTCGCCCGGTCCGGTCCCGGCACCCCGTTCCCGGTGCTCCGCGAGCGCACCCCCGTGCGCATGGACCTGTCCCACTCGTGCTGGAGCGATATTTTCTTCCTGGGCATGGACTACCCGGAAGGGGCGCGGGTGCTGAACGTGTCCATCGACCTGGGCGTGAACGGGCGGGACGCGGCCCCGCGGCCGCCCATTGAGGTCTACTTCCGGGTCATCGACGAGCCGGTGCTCCGGCTGGTGAGCGTGGACCTGGACGCCGCGGCCGACGTGCGGTCGCTCGACGAGGTGTTCGACTTCGCACGGGACTACCTGGGGCTGCTGAAGGCCGCGGTGATCGCGTCGGGGCTGATCCCGCCGGGCCTGGAGGGCGTGCGCCAGGAGCTGGGCCAGGTGCTGGAGGCGCTGGTCGGTCCGGGGCTGGGGATCGAGCTGGTCAGTGTGGTGAACGACATTCCGAAGGGCTCGCGGCTGGCGGTGTCCACTAACCTGCTGGCGGCCCTCATCGCGGTGTGCATGCGCACCACGGGGCAGGCGAAGGCGCTCACCGGCGGGCTGAGCGAGCCCGAGCGCCGGCTGGTCGCGGCGCGGGCCATCCTCGGCGAGTGGATCGGCGGGTCCGGCGGCGGGT belongs to Gemmata obscuriglobus and includes:
- a CDS encoding glycosyltransferase family 4 protein — encoded protein: MDLCADQLLAHLPGTALTATDLETPFVRLFQRSPVVGRTNAAFNVDRLVNRHLTLPRFLRTRAREFDLFHIVDHSYAHATLALPPGRAGVYCHDLDAFRSLLEPAREPRPWWFRRLARRTLRGMQAAAVVFHNSREVGRQLTDAGLVPAEKLVHAPLGVAHEFAPDGGSVELPAPGLPPEPFLLHVGSHIPRKRIDVLLDVFAAVLKRHPDVRLVQVGPPWARAFADQIERLGTAGRIVRFAGLSREQLAELYRRASVVLVPSAAEGFGLPVIEALACGAAVVASDIPVLREVGGEAVAYRPVADVPAWAEAVSRVLNGTGFAPPREDRLARAALYSWREHARVIADAYLRLAGGG
- a CDS encoding glycosyltransferase family 4 protein, with the translated sequence MRVLFLSPVSTLGGAERVLITAVAGVRRADPSVAVGVLTAGDGPLLAQARALGAEVEAVPVPGALARLGDSQLRSGGKWAGRLALLARTALAAPAGAGYVAALRAAVARFRPDVVHSNGIKTHLLSRFAVPRRVPVVWHLHDFYGLRPLAAKLLRRGSGRVRAGVAISEAVAADTAKALPGVPVRTALNAVDLTRFEPGGRSTDLDALAGVAPAPAGTVRVGLVAAYARWKGHLAFLDAAQQLAREAPSLPVRWYIVGGAIYATAAQFSEAELRAAAAERGLADRVAFVPFQTDTADVYRALDVMVHASTLPEPFGLTVAEAMACGRAVVVSAAGGAAELFTDGDDALGAAPGDVPGIAAAVRRFAESAELRLRLGANARRTAEAKFDSLRYGPQLLQIYREVTGPQ
- a CDS encoding (Fe-S)-binding protein — encoded protein: MATPTPNLADSEAQRTALPILSASVAAPTATGAPLPAPPHGHGTGSHGPRVDYELVLDCVHCGLCTASCPTYMETANEADSPRGRIYLMRGVIDGTLALDSDVKQHLDLCLNCRACETACPSGVQYGRLIEPFREFMNELEPERQVQSLNAVQKFLLFHVFPYRWRNRASLAPARLMQWTGLDWLTEKTGLMELVPGSLRNMKRMLPDLKPHYGQLPEVLEPIGPKRARVALFLGCVADALYPETNYATAKVLQANGCEVWIPRNQGCCGALHYHAAQEGPAREFAAQNCDTFGATNPETFKDVDAIITNAAGCGYQLKDYAHMMHATPHAEAAARLQSKVRDVSEFLVELGPVRPKHPLNIRATYHDACHLRHAQQIFKQPRQLLEMIPGLELIPLAESELCCGAAGSYNLTQPEMADRLGKRKTANIAATGAKALFTGNVGCLMQITRHLKALEPGVWCAHPVDALWASYSGEMPKGLEG
- a CDS encoding FAD-binding oxidoreductase, which gives rise to MADSIRIDEFDPLPVERPGTVAELGALVTRTRARKHGLYPVGGRTAIDFGRPPIKPGAACDTTALSGVIDYPARDMTITARAGTTFAALRAELAKEGQWLPIDVPSPERATLGGAVAVNASGPRRFGHGTLRDYVIGISFVTDDGVEVKAGGRVVKNVAGYDLMKLQIGALGTLGVVTQLTLKVKPKPEASAAVMFGCDTDSLAGVLDTIAASKTRPVAVELLNQTAWRTAGISATSSGPDAAWVFVVGFEEKGATVRWQAAALLNELKSAPIRHVTELPDTSALDALTALQGRQRSRFIAKLAVLPSKVAEAVARQPAGAAVHAHALSGVIWVHSDEAQPDGAVLHRCPPEQKKGLPIWGAVPPGWELMRHIKKTLDPDNVFNPGRLFGDV
- a CDS encoding HD domain-containing phosphohydrolase, with the protein product MEPPSTEQPCVTLSLAGDGTAPRTWTASGHLRMGRLPELEVALDDLSVSRLHAEVYLLDEVWVVRDRGSSNGTVLNGVRIGRTPQPLKAGDTIQIGALVFTVDLVRVRPIAVRLGNQTVHVEAAARRHPDPIDTTAPVGAGPERPGFLRLIRAAHRLAEAPRPADALQALISDALVCFGARRAAVFLVDDATGHLAARHFAARGGRPPGKTLAAVALRRRQSLLFADRTEAARYQAESAVSGDLNSVICAILQAPDRAFGALHLDRGMEAEPFTAADLELADTLADAVALGLDRQQLIERNRAMFVQTVTALAQAVEMRDEYTGNHTQRVTTYALLLADELGLPDEDRKQLQVATLLHDIGKIGIDDAILRKPGRLSDAEFTQMKTHVLRGAEIVQMIPGLAWALPVVRGHHERWDGRGYPDALKGEEIPLTARVVAVADAFDAMTSDRPYRAGMPAARAFAELQTGAGTHFDPACVEAFARLRPRLEALLEREARERRDAEAGLHTLTRQELDRERAALAGAALAALRDAVHEKAGADRV
- a CDS encoding sugar phosphate nucleotidyltransferase; translation: MEVTKAVITAAGRSQRGLPVQALVDRDGAEKRALEVVLDEAVEAGAEEVCLVIAPGDAAAYRAAAGPHAGRLTFVEQPEPLGYGHAVLLAREFTAGRPFLHMVSDHLFVARGATRSAKQVADLARAEGCAVSAVQPTRERALRFYGAVGGRRVPRRPDLYEVQHVLEKPTPSEAEQVLSVPGVRAGFYLCFFGIHVLTPAVMGLLAEQAARGAEPLALSPALAELARRERYLALEVAGQRYDTGLKYGLLTAQLALALDGVDRERILAQIIDLLAQRG